In one window of Natrinema halophilum DNA:
- the rdfA gene encoding rod-determining factor RdfA: MSTGDGCKVDATIDQYDLETADPRHESLNEGLLARWTGASGHTEVGYRTLTEWFNKRLLKRVYDEHGRGALDTQIDADYEALSADDELVREEFIERLSTAGIDGEQLLDDMVSWGTMRTHLNECLGGKKEQSDARTDWERNSISVAQNIVGEKVDEALASLAAKGELDGTASSTVEVQIQLRCDECPTRVPLDVALERGYVCEQHRETIGGTQTES; encoded by the coding sequence ATGTCCACTGGTGACGGCTGCAAGGTCGACGCAACGATCGATCAGTACGACCTCGAGACGGCCGATCCCCGACACGAATCGCTGAACGAGGGTCTTCTCGCACGGTGGACAGGAGCGAGCGGACACACCGAAGTCGGATATCGGACGCTGACCGAGTGGTTCAACAAGCGACTCTTGAAACGCGTTTACGACGAACACGGGCGAGGGGCACTCGACACGCAGATCGATGCCGATTACGAAGCACTTTCAGCCGATGACGAACTGGTCCGCGAAGAGTTCATCGAGCGGCTCTCGACGGCGGGAATCGATGGCGAACAGTTGCTGGACGACATGGTTTCGTGGGGGACGATGCGAACCCACTTGAACGAATGTCTCGGCGGGAAAAAGGAGCAGTCGGACGCACGCACGGACTGGGAACGTAACAGCATTTCCGTCGCACAGAATATCGTTGGCGAAAAAGTCGACGAAGCACTCGCTTCGCTGGCGGCCAAAGGAGAACTCGACGGAACGGCGTCGTCCACCGTCGAGGTCCAGATACAATTGCGGTGTGACGAGTGTCCCACACGAGTCCCACTCGATGTGGCACTCGAACGCGGGTACGTTTGCGAGCAGCACCGAGAGACGATCGGCGGAACACAAACAGAATCATGA
- a CDS encoding molybdopterin molybdotransferase MoeA encodes MGGDHEDLVWRRNILEQVLTVRQEVASTVGTETVPIDSISGRTIAEPVVADRDMPEHDFATMDGFAFDATDPYPLTVVEGEVYPENKPSALESGEAIRVATGAPIPEAANAVLKREDATVEDGLLHGTDISPGTYTYERGGNVSEGDVLFERGDRLSAKDAILLGDLGKSRVDVTETVSTGVLATGTEIHEGRSRDLDSPMLSGLVRSWGHEATYEGTVPDEYDRIESSIEELATEYDVVITTGGTSVGHKDHVIRALESLGSVVFHRVRLRPGKPIALARLPDHDAIVFAIPGKPIGAHTVATLVMRPFFTGETSIPTVPASMERAVSLGPDGFEYAIPVTLSTNAGDRRAMPLGHSDSPLQVYDDRFDPSVLSSSTRASQADGIVITRTALEADENVEVVPYSAIE; translated from the coding sequence ATGGGAGGCGACCACGAGGATCTTGTCTGGCGTCGAAATATTCTGGAGCAAGTACTGACTGTTCGACAGGAGGTTGCATCCACCGTTGGGACAGAAACAGTCCCCATCGACTCGATTTCGGGGCGAACAATAGCCGAACCTGTCGTTGCCGACCGAGATATGCCGGAACACGACTTCGCGACCATGGACGGGTTCGCATTCGATGCGACGGACCCATATCCGTTGACCGTCGTCGAAGGGGAAGTCTATCCGGAAAATAAACCATCGGCGCTCGAATCGGGCGAAGCGATCCGCGTTGCGACGGGCGCACCAATTCCAGAGGCGGCGAACGCGGTGTTGAAACGGGAAGATGCAACCGTCGAAGACGGTTTGCTCCATGGAACCGACATTTCGCCGGGAACGTACACGTACGAACGTGGCGGGAACGTCAGTGAAGGTGACGTCCTCTTCGAACGAGGCGATCGTCTCTCGGCCAAAGATGCGATTCTCCTCGGTGACCTCGGAAAATCACGCGTCGACGTCACCGAAACCGTTTCGACGGGGGTTCTTGCGACGGGAACGGAGATCCACGAGGGCCGATCGCGCGACCTCGATTCACCTATGTTGTCCGGTCTCGTCCGCTCGTGGGGACACGAAGCGACCTACGAGGGAACCGTCCCGGACGAGTACGATCGAATCGAATCGTCGATCGAAGAACTCGCGACGGAATACGACGTCGTCATCACGACGGGAGGGACGAGCGTCGGGCACAAGGATCACGTCATCCGAGCGTTAGAGTCGCTCGGATCGGTCGTCTTCCACCGTGTTCGACTTCGACCCGGCAAGCCCATCGCGCTTGCTCGATTACCCGACCACGATGCGATCGTCTTCGCCATCCCGGGGAAACCGATCGGCGCGCATACTGTCGCCACGCTCGTGATGCGGCCGTTCTTCACTGGCGAAACGTCGATACCGACGGTGCCTGCGTCCATGGAACGAGCGGTCTCTCTCGGGCCCGACGGCTTCGAATACGCGATTCCCGTGACCCTCTCTACGAACGCTGGTGATCGTCGGGCCATGCCGCTCGGTCACAGTGATTCGCCCCTGCAGGTATACGACGACCGGTTCGATCCGAGCGTCCTCTCTTCGAGCACCCGTGCGAGTCAAGCGGACGGCATCGTTATCACTCGAACGGCGCTCGAGGCCGACGAGAACGTCGAGGTCGTTCCGTATTCGGCAATCGAATGA
- a CDS encoding NAD(+)/NADH kinase, with protein sequence MIGRRLATTEELIVLISPDSDEELATIEEWGRKQNIPVNAVNVGDDIDPVYDPGTEYLGVTLGGDGTYLEGVRQFSPKQIPILGINAGSLAFLASISPSDLTDALTEAVTGKATIDQRQQLHVDADGVDCTGINDVMIEHVPPENPVERKITQLEVFAGEEFIGQYEGSGLAVSTPTGSTGVSLSAGGPIHYPKNNASLQVVPLHTHRLGVRPLIVDADTTVRVVSAGPANLLVDGGRAQTELEEDAVVTIEGAETPAHVVNTSYDDEFFTSVSEKLGWGVRDGKADTGSKQVWRQRTHDRNEGDVLERAKQVAEEAARAAGPALRELHGQTESVEFKTDKSDIVTEADYKAENIITTVLESEFPDHGIRSEESVQRDGSSDYTWSLDPLDGTGNFAHGNPNYSVSLALLENDTPVVGVVYAPETDEMFSAISGEQATLNGKPLSTTERTSLDECMLLSGYDPDGSFLSHSYHEARGVRRLGSAALNLCYLAAGSADAVWEYDTYPWDVNAGIVIARTAGATVTNADGTPYDPNTALDTRNELLGSNGPLHDTLLAHLQDAEALQTSATSMTD encoded by the coding sequence ATGATTGGAAGACGACTAGCCACGACGGAAGAACTCATCGTCCTCATCAGTCCCGACAGCGACGAGGAACTCGCAACGATCGAAGAATGGGGCCGCAAACAGAACATCCCCGTCAACGCGGTGAATGTAGGCGACGATATCGACCCGGTTTACGATCCCGGAACGGAATATCTCGGCGTCACCCTCGGTGGCGACGGAACCTACCTCGAAGGGGTCCGCCAGTTCAGCCCCAAGCAGATCCCGATTCTCGGGATCAACGCTGGCTCCCTCGCCTTCCTCGCGAGTATCTCACCGTCCGATCTCACCGACGCGCTGACGGAGGCCGTCACCGGAAAGGCGACGATAGATCAGCGCCAGCAGTTACACGTCGACGCCGACGGCGTCGATTGTACGGGCATTAACGACGTGATGATAGAGCACGTTCCGCCGGAGAATCCGGTCGAACGGAAGATCACGCAACTCGAGGTGTTCGCCGGCGAAGAGTTCATCGGCCAGTACGAGGGAAGCGGACTCGCCGTTTCGACGCCGACAGGTTCGACCGGCGTTTCGCTCTCGGCCGGTGGCCCGATCCACTATCCCAAAAACAACGCCTCACTGCAGGTCGTCCCGCTTCACACGCACCGGCTCGGTGTCCGGCCGCTCATCGTCGATGCGGACACGACCGTCCGGGTCGTCTCCGCCGGACCGGCGAACCTGCTCGTCGACGGCGGCCGAGCCCAGACGGAACTCGAAGAGGACGCCGTCGTCACCATAGAAGGAGCAGAGACGCCGGCTCACGTCGTCAATACGAGCTACGACGACGAGTTCTTCACGTCCGTCTCGGAGAAGCTCGGCTGGGGAGTCCGTGACGGAAAAGCGGACACGGGCTCGAAACAGGTGTGGCGACAACGGACCCACGATCGAAACGAGGGCGACGTTCTCGAACGAGCGAAGCAAGTCGCCGAGGAGGCGGCGCGTGCGGCCGGGCCCGCGCTTCGCGAACTCCACGGGCAGACGGAGTCAGTCGAGTTCAAGACTGACAAGTCCGATATCGTCACCGAGGCGGACTACAAAGCCGAGAACATCATCACGACCGTTCTCGAAAGCGAGTTCCCCGACCACGGAATCCGCTCGGAGGAATCCGTTCAGCGAGATGGGTCGAGTGACTACACGTGGTCGCTCGATCCGCTCGACGGCACCGGAAACTTCGCCCACGGGAACCCGAACTACTCCGTCTCGCTCGCGCTCCTCGAGAACGATACCCCCGTCGTTGGGGTCGTGTACGCACCCGAGACGGACGAGATGTTCAGCGCGATCAGCGGCGAACAAGCGACGCTCAACGGTAAGCCGCTCTCGACGACCGAACGAACGTCCCTCGACGAGTGCATGCTGCTCTCGGGATACGATCCGGACGGCTCGTTCCTGTCCCACAGCTATCACGAGGCACGGGGCGTTCGTCGACTCGGCTCCGCCGCATTGAACCTCTGTTACCTCGCGGCCGGGAGCGCGGACGCCGTCTGGGAGTACGATACCTACCCCTGGGACGTGAATGCGGGGATCGTCATCGCCCGGACAGCCGGCGCGACCGTAACGAACGCCGACGGTACCCCTTACGATCCGAACACCGCCCTCGATACGAGAAACGAACTGCTCGGATCGAACGGGCCGCTTCACGACACCCTGCTTGCACACCTCCAGGACGCAGAGGCGCTTCAGACCTCAGCGACGAGTATGACCGACTGA
- a CDS encoding amidohydrolase family protein: MILNAGTLVTMNDEREVREEVHVVVEDGEIVDIADGYASGDDVVDARSEVVIPGLINCHTHMYALPIRGAPLSVSPQSFYEALVDIWWEVDEAFTMEDARLSALGSCKEMLESGVTAFCDNYSGPNTLPGAMDAVAEGVAQTPIRGMIAFETTARNSRDEALAGIDENQRFIEETEEQYDRVTGHYCLHTLFTNPEEIVEECVDRATADDRPIQIHLEEGLVDVHKSIEEYGERPVPALESMGFFDADVIAAHCVHATDEEIEILGENDVAVAHNPYSNTNNAVGIANVEKMQEEDVTIGIGGDGWDPDMFETMRTAVGIHKLKQTNPSGFDNAVALEWATIGSATVMGMEDRIGSIEEGKRGDFVTLDLGPNPVLPESAPYYVVSAASQADVTRTIVDGDTVYERGDGVRGIDAEDMEAVGAASAALWDRL, encoded by the coding sequence GTGATACTCAATGCTGGTACGCTCGTCACGATGAACGACGAGCGCGAGGTCAGAGAAGAGGTACACGTCGTCGTCGAAGACGGCGAAATCGTCGACATCGCCGACGGATACGCATCCGGTGACGACGTCGTCGATGCCCGTTCCGAAGTCGTCATTCCCGGCCTGATAAACTGCCACACGCATATGTACGCGCTGCCGATTCGGGGCGCCCCGCTTTCGGTGTCGCCACAGAGCTTCTACGAGGCACTGGTCGATATCTGGTGGGAAGTCGATGAAGCGTTCACAATGGAGGACGCACGACTCTCGGCGCTCGGATCGTGCAAGGAAATGCTCGAGAGCGGCGTGACCGCGTTCTGCGACAATTACTCCGGTCCGAACACGCTGCCGGGAGCGATGGACGCCGTCGCAGAGGGTGTCGCTCAGACCCCGATCCGCGGCATGATCGCGTTCGAGACGACGGCGCGAAACTCCCGCGACGAAGCGCTGGCAGGAATCGACGAGAATCAACGATTCATCGAGGAAACGGAAGAGCAATACGATCGCGTTACCGGCCACTACTGCCTCCACACGCTGTTTACCAATCCGGAAGAGATCGTCGAAGAGTGCGTCGATCGGGCGACGGCCGACGACCGACCAATCCAGATTCACCTCGAAGAGGGATTGGTCGACGTTCACAAGTCCATCGAGGAGTACGGCGAGCGACCGGTTCCCGCCCTCGAATCGATGGGATTCTTCGACGCCGACGTCATCGCGGCACACTGCGTGCACGCGACCGACGAAGAGATCGAAATACTCGGCGAGAACGACGTTGCCGTCGCACACAACCCGTACTCGAATACGAACAACGCAGTCGGCATCGCGAACGTCGAAAAAATGCAGGAAGAAGACGTGACGATCGGCATCGGTGGGGATGGATGGGACCCCGATATGTTCGAGACGATGCGGACAGCCGTCGGTATCCACAAGTTGAAACAGACCAATCCTAGCGGATTCGACAATGCAGTCGCCCTCGAGTGGGCGACGATCGGGAGTGCAACTGTGATGGGTATGGAAGACCGAATCGGTAGTATCGAGGAGGGGAAGCGAGGCGACTTCGTGACGCTGGATCTCGGACCGAATCCGGTTCTCCCCGAAAGTGCTCCCTACTACGTCGTCAGCGCAGCGAGTCAGGCCGACGTCACTCGGACGATTGTAGATGGAGACACCGTCTACGAACGCGGCGACGGTGTCCGCGGCATCGACGCTGAAGACATGGAAGCCGTCGGGGCCGCGAGTGCCGCACTCTGGGACCGGCTTTAG
- a CDS encoding 30S ribosomal protein S17e — translation MAADSENIINVGNTLLERYPEGFSSDFEENKNRVEKLTDVESKRIRNRIAGYVTRERTDNAQ, via the coding sequence ATGGCAGCCGATTCAGAAAACATCATCAACGTCGGAAACACGCTTCTCGAACGATATCCCGAGGGTTTCTCGTCTGACTTCGAGGAAAACAAAAATCGGGTCGAGAAATTAACCGACGTCGAATCGAAACGGATACGCAACCGAATCGCCGGGTACGTCACTCGAGAGCGGACTGATAACGCTCAATGA
- a CDS encoding dihydroorotase — MTDCLVENARVVTNAGLQRGSIAIEDGSITAIDTELSVTGADAETVVQADGMVALPGAIDVHTHMHDPSLFPDDIDFASQTESAVAGGVTTVVELPTQTPVTTPAAVREKRDSCADLAHIDFGLVAGNVQETDIDVEGIVEAGVPDFKTFTADPYRADDETILDLMTAVGAAGGSVRVHCESQAILDRARDRLDGTDPELYPRSRPIEAELEAISRVGWLAEYADCPLHVVHISSGSGAAVADRFKSRANVPVTLETCPQYLGFSTEDVERKGPFLKVNPSLKSATEVERLWQALRDGTIDLVATDHFPTHRADRERGWEDIWEPYAGLPGVETMLEFLASEGVHEGRISWPRLLELVCARPAREAGVFPRKGSLEVGTDADIVLLRNDPWEVSADELTYNGGWTPFEGRTWSWRVDTVITDGEIAAREHDVVAKPGDGSYLSRGPRIPVE, encoded by the coding sequence ATGACGGATTGTCTCGTGGAGAACGCTCGTGTCGTGACGAATGCAGGGCTGCAACGTGGATCGATTGCGATCGAAGACGGATCGATCACGGCGATCGATACTGAACTCTCGGTGACGGGAGCCGACGCCGAAACGGTCGTTCAGGCGGACGGTATGGTCGCACTTCCGGGTGCGATCGACGTCCATACGCACATGCACGACCCGTCGTTGTTCCCGGACGATATCGACTTCGCCTCCCAGACCGAAAGCGCCGTCGCCGGTGGCGTGACGACCGTCGTCGAACTGCCCACGCAAACACCCGTAACGACACCTGCAGCCGTTCGAGAGAAGCGAGACAGCTGTGCGGATTTGGCACACATCGATTTTGGACTCGTCGCCGGGAACGTACAGGAAACGGATATCGACGTCGAGGGGATCGTCGAGGCCGGCGTGCCGGATTTCAAAACGTTCACGGCGGACCCGTACCGCGCAGACGACGAGACGATCCTCGATCTGATGACGGCTGTCGGTGCCGCCGGCGGTTCGGTTCGCGTCCACTGCGAGTCACAGGCGATTTTGGATCGCGCGCGCGACCGTCTCGACGGGACCGATCCGGAGCTGTATCCCCGTTCGCGCCCGATCGAGGCCGAACTCGAGGCCATCAGTCGCGTGGGATGGCTCGCGGAATACGCGGACTGTCCCCTCCACGTCGTCCACATCTCGAGCGGGAGCGGCGCTGCGGTCGCCGATCGGTTCAAATCCCGTGCGAACGTTCCGGTGACGCTCGAGACGTGCCCGCAGTACCTCGGATTCTCCACCGAGGACGTCGAGAGGAAAGGTCCGTTTCTCAAGGTCAATCCGAGTCTGAAATCCGCCACCGAAGTCGAGCGACTCTGGCAGGCGCTTCGGGACGGGACGATCGACCTCGTTGCGACTGATCATTTCCCGACACACCGCGCGGACCGAGAGCGAGGGTGGGAGGACATCTGGGAGCCCTACGCGGGCCTTCCGGGTGTCGAGACGATGCTCGAGTTCCTCGCCAGCGAGGGCGTCCACGAGGGCCGGATCTCGTGGCCGCGGCTCCTCGAACTCGTCTGTGCGCGACCCGCCCGCGAGGCCGGCGTTTTCCCACGGAAGGGATCGCTCGAGGTGGGGACGGATGCCGACATCGTCCTCCTTCGAAACGATCCGTGGGAGGTGTCGGCGGACGAGTTGACCTACAACGGTGGATGGACGCCGTTCGAGGGTCGGACCTGGAGCTGGCGGGTCGACACTGTCATCACGGACGGAGAGATCGCAGCACGCGAACACGACGTGGTCGCAAAACCAGGTGACGGATCGTATCTTTCTCGCGGACCCCGGATACCGGTCGAGTAA
- a CDS encoding 30S ribosomal protein S17e — protein sequence MTSDPDDVMNIGNRLLKQYPDAFSTEFSANKEVVQNMTYVSSNRLRNRIAGYITRQKQSH from the coding sequence ATGACCTCTGATCCAGACGACGTAATGAATATCGGCAATCGGCTTCTCAAGCAGTATCCGGACGCGTTTTCGACCGAATTTAGCGCAAACAAGGAAGTCGTCCAAAACATGACCTACGTCAGTTCGAATCGGCTCCGAAACCGCATCGCCGGATACATCACCCGGCAAAAGCAGTCGCATTGA
- a CDS encoding archaea-specific SMC-related protein translates to MTWKIEIENIAGIYEGSAELEPGLNAVKGSNWQGKSSFIEAIKTGLGTAATLTEGKDHGSVYLQTPEKTVSVDLSRSNGVVDVDGTPYLETEYDIARTSLFACLGEQNEIRRAVREGKNLEEVLLRPLDFQNIDVQIADLKSEREGIDSELAQAKEARKRLPGLQERVTQLETEIEDLHDRREEFSNASGSEEQSTSVQSELSQAQANRSQAKSQLERLDQTIERVENRLEDRRSELESIDIDEDDTVESELEDAREKRQEVNRALEMLQNVYSANELVLEEDHLDLITTVNRELSGDSVVCWTCDSTVSRSDLENRLDALGEKITEKRAQLKTRRDQVEKLEARREERAQARRRKRDLEGEIEDLEEKLADRKQSLEEARDRFESADERVETLSEMVDETVDAIADVESEIKYRKAELKDARTELDELESRADQIETLEAEREEIQREIEELRNRKQEIKQQARDEFSDSIREISERFETGFESAHLTGGFDLVVAREGREANLEALSEGELELIGFIAALAGYESFDVDEAVPILLVDGVGSLADENLQTLVEYLDKRTEYLVFTTYPEHTTSDGRTIDPTSWSVASRDAIDAD, encoded by the coding sequence ATGACCTGGAAAATCGAAATCGAGAACATCGCCGGAATTTACGAGGGGAGTGCAGAACTCGAGCCCGGACTGAACGCGGTCAAGGGCTCGAACTGGCAAGGGAAGTCGAGTTTCATCGAAGCGATCAAAACAGGCCTCGGAACGGCAGCAACGCTCACAGAAGGAAAAGATCATGGAAGCGTCTACCTTCAAACGCCGGAAAAAACAGTTTCAGTCGACCTCAGCCGATCTAACGGCGTGGTGGACGTCGACGGAACCCCCTATCTCGAGACCGAATACGACATCGCCCGAACCTCGTTGTTTGCGTGTCTCGGCGAGCAAAACGAGATCCGGCGGGCCGTTCGGGAGGGAAAGAACCTGGAAGAGGTCTTGCTTCGTCCGCTCGATTTCCAGAACATCGACGTCCAGATCGCGGATCTCAAAAGCGAGCGCGAAGGAATCGATTCTGAGTTAGCGCAGGCGAAAGAAGCACGGAAGCGACTCCCCGGTCTTCAAGAGCGCGTGACGCAACTCGAAACCGAAATCGAAGACCTCCACGACCGACGTGAGGAGTTTTCCAACGCGTCCGGCTCCGAAGAGCAATCCACGTCCGTGCAAAGCGAATTGAGTCAGGCACAGGCAAACCGCAGCCAAGCGAAAAGCCAGCTCGAACGCCTGGATCAGACGATCGAGCGCGTCGAAAACCGCCTCGAGGACCGCCGCTCTGAACTCGAGAGCATCGATATCGACGAAGATGACACCGTCGAATCCGAACTCGAAGACGCACGCGAGAAGCGCCAGGAAGTAAACCGAGCACTGGAGATGTTGCAGAACGTCTACTCGGCCAACGAACTGGTTCTCGAAGAGGATCACCTGGACCTCATTACTACCGTCAACCGAGAACTCTCCGGCGACTCGGTCGTCTGCTGGACCTGCGATTCGACGGTGTCCCGATCCGACCTCGAGAATCGGCTCGACGCGCTCGGGGAGAAAATCACCGAGAAACGCGCCCAGCTCAAAACACGCCGTGATCAGGTCGAAAAACTCGAGGCGCGACGGGAAGAGCGTGCTCAGGCGCGGCGGCGGAAACGAGACTTAGAGGGGGAAATCGAGGATCTCGAGGAAAAGCTCGCCGATCGAAAGCAAAGTCTCGAGGAGGCCCGCGACCGCTTCGAAAGCGCAGACGAGCGCGTCGAAACCCTCAGCGAGATGGTCGACGAAACGGTCGATGCGATTGCGGACGTAGAAAGCGAAATCAAGTACCGGAAAGCGGAGCTTAAAGATGCACGCACCGAACTCGACGAACTCGAATCGCGCGCCGATCAGATCGAAACCCTGGAAGCGGAGCGAGAAGAGATTCAACGAGAGATCGAGGAACTCAGAAATCGAAAGCAGGAGATCAAACAGCAGGCGCGCGACGAATTTAGCGACTCGATCCGGGAAATCAGCGAACGGTTCGAAACCGGGTTCGAATCAGCACATCTGACCGGCGGGTTCGATCTGGTCGTGGCACGGGAAGGCCGCGAAGCGAACCTCGAGGCGCTCAGCGAAGGTGAACTCGAACTGATCGGCTTCATTGCCGCACTCGCGGGATACGAATCGTTCGACGTCGACGAGGCGGTGCCGATACTGCTCGTGGATGGTGTTGGAAGCCTCGCGGACGAAAATCTGCAAACGCTCGTCGAGTACCTCGACAAACGAACCGAGTACCTCGTTTTCACCACGTATCCGGAACACACGACCAGTGACGGTCGGACTATCGATCCGACATCGTGGTCGGTGGCAAGCCGCGACGCTATCGACGCCGACTAG
- a CDS encoding nucleotidyltransferase family protein, translated as MTREDLPVVDPPPVDEIERDGSVHGVVLAAGTSDRYGSKNKLLETIDGTPLIRHAVATLVESSAAPVTVVLGYDRERVRRVLSEYDVDYQYNESYENGQSTSVRTGISAARERDSDAVVFALGDMPAVSPTTVDLLVSAYQSGCGSVLTAGYDGTRGNPVLFDSRHFDSLGSVSGDVGGRTVLRNASDAAIVETGDPGVLRDVDRPGDRERMDSGPK; from the coding sequence ATGACGCGGGAGGACCTTCCGGTCGTCGACCCGCCACCGGTCGACGAGATCGAACGGGACGGCTCCGTTCACGGCGTCGTTCTGGCGGCAGGGACGAGCGATCGATACGGGTCGAAGAACAAATTACTCGAAACGATCGACGGAACCCCGTTGATTCGGCACGCAGTCGCGACGCTCGTCGAATCCAGCGCCGCGCCGGTCACTGTCGTTCTGGGATACGATCGAGAACGCGTTCGAAGGGTGCTCAGCGAGTACGACGTGGACTATCAGTACAACGAGTCCTACGAGAACGGCCAGAGCACCTCGGTTCGAACGGGAATTTCGGCCGCTCGCGAGCGCGATTCGGATGCTGTCGTCTTTGCGCTCGGTGACATGCCGGCGGTATCCCCGACTACGGTCGATCTGCTCGTTTCCGCTTATCAATCGGGGTGTGGCTCGGTACTCACCGCTGGCTACGACGGAACGCGGGGAAATCCGGTATTGTTCGACTCGCGGCATTTCGACTCTCTCGGTTCCGTATCGGGTGACGTCGGCGGACGGACCGTGCTCCGAAACGCGTCAGATGCAGCTATCGTCGAAACTGGCGACCCGGGCGTTCTTCGGGACGTCGACCGTCCGGGCGACCGAGAACGAATGGACTCCGGCCCGAAATAG